In Armatimonadota bacterium, a genomic segment contains:
- a CDS encoding isoprenylcysteine carboxylmethyltransferase family protein: protein MKLSLESVGRYRLIFGYLIAGACLAFANQRLFLPGVAVALLGIAFRMWAAGYIQKNKQLAIDGPYALTRNPLYFGSFLLGVGGVMAVRAWLLLVIYIIGFAIFYLPTIRKEEKDLLAIFGDEFREYQKQVPAFFPWKPRLPIKGFSWSNMVRNGELKHAVFYLGFLSFLEVLGELRMLVNGR from the coding sequence GCAGGCGCATGTCTTGCGTTTGCGAACCAGCGCCTGTTTCTGCCTGGTGTGGCTGTCGCACTTTTAGGTATTGCTTTTAGAATGTGGGCGGCTGGTTACATCCAAAAGAATAAGCAGCTTGCTATTGACGGGCCATATGCGCTCACCCGAAATCCGCTTTATTTTGGTAGTTTTTTGCTGGGTGTTGGCGGGGTTATGGCTGTTAGGGCATGGTTGCTATTGGTGATATACATCATCGGCTTTGCGATCTTCTATCTTCCTACTATTAGAAAAGAGGAGAAAGATTTACTTGCTATCTTTGGCGATGAATTTCGTGAGTATCAAAAGCAAGTGCCGGCTTTTTTCCCATGGAAGCCTCGACTGCCAATAAAAGGGTTCTCCTGGTCAAACATGGTGCGCAATGGCGAGCTTAAGCATGCTGTCTTTTATTTGGGCTTTTTATCCTTTCTTGAAGTGTTGGGTGAGTTGCGCATGTTGGTGAATGGCAGATAA